A section of the Rhodospirillales bacterium genome encodes:
- the ihfB gene encoding integration host factor subunit beta, which translates to MTKSELIRRLAERYPDLYLSDLERVIDTVFEEITRALVRGDRVELRGFGAFSVKKREARTGRNPRTGSAVQVKAKTMPFFKTGKLLRDRLNGKTVDKNAEDKF; encoded by the coding sequence ATGACCAAATCCGAACTTATCCGCCGTTTGGCCGAACGCTATCCGGACCTTTATCTTTCGGATCTCGAACGCGTCATCGACACGGTGTTCGAGGAAATCACCCGCGCCCTTGTCCGCGGCGACCGCGTGGAATTGCGCGGTTTCGGGGCGTTCTCGGTCAAAAAGCGCGAGGCGCGCACCGGCCGCAACCCGCGCACGGGCTCGGCCGTTCAGGTCAAGGCCAAGACCATGCCCTTTTTCAAAACCGGGAAATTGCTGCGCGACCGTCTGAACGGCAAGACCGTCGACAAGAACGCCGAAGACAAATTCTAA
- a CDS encoding cytidylate kinase family protein, translating into MTEKPGANGGDKPIIITISGDLGSGKSLLANALVERWQAERYSTGVVQRKLAEKMGITTLELNRRAETDRSIDDQIDSVFKNLARTPTNLVVDSRMAFHFLPMSFRVKLEVPPAIAAARVGKDTGRIGEGDYRTQAEVEAALGARKASERARFKAYYNADIEDHAGYDLVINTADVPPEAVAQLVNDAVALWRRGVRVEKLWVAPRSLFPTIDPLLLDADAVIGAAANWPLPGGWPENAIPVRKAGSAYVAEGGAEWISAGIKGDKPLAPVVIQDGMGMMPDSGVTERWESTHHFKHLYHPD; encoded by the coding sequence ATGACGGAAAAACCGGGCGCCAACGGCGGCGACAAACCCATAATCATCACGATTTCCGGGGATCTGGGGTCGGGTAAAAGCCTTTTGGCCAACGCGCTGGTCGAACGCTGGCAGGCGGAACGCTATTCGACCGGGGTCGTGCAGCGAAAACTGGCCGAGAAAATGGGGATCACGACCCTTGAACTTAACCGTCGGGCGGAAACCGACCGATCAATCGACGACCAGATCGATTCCGTATTTAAGAATCTGGCGCGCACGCCGACCAATCTGGTGGTCGATTCACGCATGGCATTTCATTTCCTGCCGATGTCCTTCCGGGTCAAGCTGGAGGTGCCGCCTGCCATTGCCGCCGCGCGGGTGGGCAAGGATACCGGCCGCATCGGCGAGGGGGATTACCGGACACAGGCCGAGGTCGAGGCCGCGCTTGGCGCGCGCAAGGCCAGCGAGCGGGCGCGGTTCAAGGCATATTACAACGCGGATATCGAAGACCATGCGGGTTATGACCTTGTGATCAATACCGCCGACGTCCCGCCCGAAGCGGTGGCGCAACTGGTCAACGACGCGGTGGCGCTGTGGCGGCGCGGGGTGCGCGTCGAAAAACTTTGGGTCGCGCCGCGCAGTCTGTTTCCCACGATCGACCCGCTTTTGCTTGATGCGGACGCGGTGATCGGGGCTGCCGCCAATTGGCCGCTGCCCGGCGGCTGGCCCGAAAACGCGATTCCGGTGCGCAAGGCCGGTTCGGCCTATGTCGCCGAAGGCGGGGCGGAATGGATCAGCGCCGGAATCAAGGGCGACAAGCCGCTTGCACCTGTCGTCATACAAGATGGTATGGGCATGATGCCGGATTCCGGGGTTACCGAACGCTGGGAATCCACCCATCATTTCAAACACTTGTATCACCCCGATTAA